The DNA region AATGATGAACCTCCCCGATCTTTACGCCTACCTCGTCCGCGCCCGCCGCGACCTGTGGGCCACGCTGGAGGGCGTGCCGGACGAGGTGCTGTCGCGCCCACTGCTGGACGGCGAACGGTTCCACTGCATCAAGGACCTGGTGGCGCACACGGCAGCGGTGGAAGACGGCTGGATTCATTACACGGTCTTGCGGGACACGCCCGTGGAGGACAGCTTCCCGGCCATCAAAGCCGCCGGGGACGGCCCGGTTTACGCGGCCTTCCCCCTCCCGGAGTTGCTGGACTATTGGCGGGCGGTCGAGGCGAGCACCCTGGCCTACCTCGCCACACTCGGGGACGCCGATCTGGAGCGGGTCGTGGAGGACGCGCCGGGGGAGCACTTCAAGTTGGACGGCCTGCTGTGGCACCGTCTGCTGCACGAGGTCCGGCACACGGCGCAGATCGCGGCGCTGCTGCGGACGCAGGGGATTCGGCCACCCCCACTGGACCTGTTCTTCTACCTCCCGAACGTCTACAGGGCCTGACTCCCGCCGGCACAGCGAAAACCCC from Deinococcus sp. HSC-46F16 includes:
- a CDS encoding DinB family protein, with protein sequence MNLPDLYAYLVRARRDLWATLEGVPDEVLSRPLLDGERFHCIKDLVAHTAAVEDGWIHYTVLRDTPVEDSFPAIKAAGDGPVYAAFPLPELLDYWRAVEASTLAYLATLGDADLERVVEDAPGEHFKLDGLLWHRLLHEVRHTAQIAALLRTQGIRPPPLDLFFYLPNVYRA